From the genome of Vicia villosa cultivar HV-30 ecotype Madison, WI linkage group LG2, Vvil1.0, whole genome shotgun sequence, one region includes:
- the LOC131652955 gene encoding elongation factor 1-alpha, translating into MGKEKVHINIVVIGHVDSGKSTTTGHLIYKLGGIDKRVIERFEKEAAEMNKRSFKYAWVLDKLKAERERGITIDIALWKFETTKYYCTVIDAPGHRDFIKNMITGTSQADCAVLIIDSTTGGFEAGISKDGQTREHALLAFTLGVKQMICCCNKMDATTPKYSKGRYEEIVKEVSSYLKKVGYNPDKIPFVPISGFEGDNMIERSTNLDWYKGPTLLDALDNINEPKRPSDKPLRLPLQDVYKIGGIGTVPVGRVETGVVKPGMVVTFAPTGLTTEVKSVEMHHEALTEALPGDNVGFNVKNVAVKDLKRGFVASNSKDDPAKEAANFTSQVIIMNHPGQIGNGYAPVLDCHTSHIAVKFAELITKIDRRSGKEIEKEPKFLKNGDAGMVKMIPTKPMVVETFAEYPPLGRFAVRDMRQTVAVGVIKSVEKKDPTGAKVTKAAAKKK; encoded by the exons ATGGGAAAGGAAAAGGTTCATATCAACATTGTCGTCATTGGACATGTCGACTCTGGGAAATCAACCACCACTGGTCACTTGATCTATAAGCTAGGAGGTATTGACAAGCGTGTGATCGAGAGATTTGAGAAGGAGGCTGCTGAAATGAACAAACGTTCATTCAAATATGCGTGGGTTCTTGACAAACTTAAGGCTGAGCGTGAAAGAGGTATTACCATTGATATTGCTTTGTGGAAATTTGAGACCACTAAGTACTACTGCACAGTCATTGACGCCCCTGGACATCGTGACTTTATCAAGAACATGATTACTGGAACCTCCCAGGCTGATTGTGCTGTCCTTATCATTGATTCCACCACTGGTGGTTTTGAGGCTGGTATCTCTAAGGATGGACAGACCCGTGAACATGCTCTTCTTGCTTTTACTCTTGGAGTGAAGCAGATGATCTGTTGTTGTAACAAG ATGGATGCTACCACCCCTAAGTACTCCAAGGGAAGGTATGAGGAAATCGTGAAGGAAGTTTCTTCCTACTTGAAGAAGGTTGGTTACAACCCAGACAAAATTCCTTTTGTCCCAATCTCTGGTTTTGAGGGTGACAACATGATTGAGAGGTCCACCAACCTTGACTGGTACAAGGGACCAACTCTCCTTGATGCTCTTGACAACATCAACGAGCCAAAGAGACCCTCAGACAAGCCCCTCAGGCTTCCATTGCAAGATGTTTACAAGATTGGTGGTATTGGAACTGTGCCAGTGGGACGAGTTGAAACTGGTGTTGTGAAGCCTGGTATGGTTGTGACTTTTGCTCCTACCGGTTTGACAACTGAGGTTAAGTCCGTTGAGATGCACCACGAGGCTCTCACTGAGGCTCTACCAGGAGACAATGTCGGATTTAATGTTAAGAATGTTGCTGTCAAGGATCTCAAGCGTGGTTTCGTTGCATCCAACTCCAAGGATGACCCTGCCAAGGAAGCTGCCAACTTCACATCCCAAGTCATCATCATGAACCATCCTGGACAGATTGGAAACGGTTATGCCCCAGTGCTCGATTGCCACACCTCTCACATTGCTGTGAAGTTTGCTGAACTTATCACCAAGATTGACAGGCGATCTGGTAAAGAGATTGAGAAGGAGCCCAAGTTTTTGAAGAATGGTGATGCAGGTATGGTTAAGATGATTCCAACCAAGCCCATGGTGGTGGAGACTTTTGCTGAGTATCCTCCTCTTGGTCGTTTTGCCGTGAGGGACATGAGACAAACTGTTGCTGTCGGAGTCATCAAGAGTGTGGAGAAGAAGGACCCAACTGGAGCCAAGGTCACCAAAGCTGCAGCCAAGAAGAAGTGA